TACAACTTGATTTCCTAGTCACTTTGCTAATATCACACACGGAGAAATCCTTGCAAACGCCGTGATTTCCAAACGGGCTACAGAGGCATGCCAAGAGCAACACTGCATAAtgagatttcagtgggatttcttTGCCACTATGTTCCTGGGACACAGGAAGAATAATATGGCCCCAGTTTTGTAATCAAGATTTGGCTATTATTTATTCATGTGTGTATTCGTTCATATTGATATGGTCTGCTTTATTAATTAGCTATGTCTGAGACTACTTTGTTGACTGACTAGATTGTCAAGTGCAGGCAATCTGTACAGGCGCCTCTATGGCTTTTCTTGGCCTTTCCTTGAGAACGACAGTAGCCAATAACACTATATTTTTATTTCGCAGTTTACTTATTGACTTTATGATCGTTCCTGTTACGTgtccatttaatttattttaggcATGCTGCTACTCCCTTTATTCTAGCATGGGCAAAGAgtgcgtggggtgggggggttgttccTTTATGAAATCTACCAACAGTCACAGATTGAAGTGGCCGGTGTTTGCTTTCCCTGACCAGATCTCACTGATATTGACTAGAGAGGTGGGGAGTGTTTCTTCCCCCGGCCTTCAGTCCGTTTAGCTCAGACTATCTGAGCAGCAACTCTGTTTTTAGGGGCTTTGGGCAAATTGTTCtttggggggacggggacggagATCCTTGACTCTGCCCGCCTCCCTTACCTCCGGTTCTGGTACCAGGTTTTGACCTGCGTGTCGGTCAGGTTGAGAGCCGCAGCAAGGTCCATGCGGTCTTGCACGCTCAAATACTTCTGCCGCTCAAAGCTCCTCTCCAGCTGATTGAGCTGATGGTCCGAAAAGGCCGTCCTCGCCTTCCGAGGTTTCTTCGCTCGGACTGGGGGGCTATCCCGGCTACTTGTAATCTCCCGGTCGCCTTCTTCTTTCGTCCCTAGGAACAATTCACAAGCACAACACTAGAAACAGGGTCTAAAGCAGCAACCCAAGGCTAGGCTGCTTGGGGTCTGGGCTCGGGGCAAAGTCGATTTCTTTATAGAGTTGATTATCATCTGACTGCTGCATTCAGGACTCCAAGGAAATCCCTTAATTTAGTTGATGCCTTTTCGTACCTACGTGTCTAAATGGGTTTGACAGGAAGGTCTGGCGATTTCTCTCTGTGCAGCCGATGAACAGTCCCCCTTTCTGGGGTAAGGTTTTTCCCCTTTCAGGTGCACTTGGGGCAGGTTAAAGCAAAGTGCAGAACAGCGAGCGCATCTGATGTGCTAATGCCTCAGACAGGATATGTCACCCAAGCACCAAGTTGAGCTCAAATTGCTGAGCACGTCGTGGTGACAGCGCTAAGATTTCCGGATTCTATTTGTCAACTTTGGTTTTTTTGCTGAAATGCTGGGAAATCGATATGTCAATCCATCTCTGTTTGTACCAGTTTTTGCAGCGCTCCTTGATCTTCCCTGCAGGAAGAACAATAATCTCTCTAATTGACCCACTGGGGAGGTTGGTGCACAAAAAAATCGCCAGACCAGACTGTACATCTGTTTTGGGCACTCTTATGCTAATGTTAAAATAGCAAAATGAATGGCACACATGAGCGTCTTTCTATTATTCATCGCACAACATTGCAAAATAGGTGAATGGCGTAAAATTAGGAAAATGTGTCCTCTCACCGCATAGTTTAAACTGTGCCTTGTGCAAAGCCATTTTGCAGAAAGCAGAGAATCCTTCGGCATTAAGGAAAAGGCTTTTCAAATAGCAGCTATCTTCTTAAATATAACCCCCACGCCCATACACAcgcatataatatatatatatatatatatattatttaaacCAGGAAATATTGCAGACTCCGTAGGCGTACAAAATTCGAAAAAGAGAAATATCCCACCCCAGCATAGGAAAAGACTGTAACAATGTAAAAAGCCTTCTAACGTGATCTAGTGAAAAGTTATTACCTACTTTTAGGTCTACTTGGAAATTTGTCCTATTAATTAAGTGCTGCTAAACCTCTGTGCTTGGTGTTAGAAAACATGCGAATCATTTAAACGAATTagcatttaaaaaagaagaaatgcattcaatttttaaaagaaacaaacgtTCAAACAATTTTTTTCGCCAAACAACTAACCTAAACAAAGAGGGGTGCcccagcaagagaaaaaaatatttatccaAGGatctgatattaaaaaaaaaatcagagacaaTAATTTAAAGAGGATTGGATTTTACTGGTTTTtggtgggatttttgttttgttttgttgttgttttttgttataGCTTCTGAAATATCAGAAATGTTGCCAGGGAATTGTATCGCTTTCCGTAGCAAATTGTGTACAATACTGACCACTGGAGAGTCATATAATAAGGTTATTATTAATCAATAGCATTAGTGTTATTAGGAATAAAAGTGAAACCCTATCACGACAGGGGCCGTTAAAAAGCCATGGCGGAAGCGGTGGAGGCTGCGGGGTAATATACTCACCGTGGCATTTGAGATCATTCTGCGTATCGTCGCGTTTGTCTAGTTTGGTTTTGCTGTCCTCCTGCTCTAGTTTTGGCCTGAAGCTCTCGTTGGCTGCGTTGCCCTCTTGTTTTGGGGTGTGATGGGGAGAGGAGACACTGGTGCTGTAAGGTGCACAAGCCGCCAGCGGTTTGCTGTCGCCCAAAAtgtctttaattaaaaaagaagagGTGGAAGTCCTGGGGGCCGAGTTGCCCGAGCCCAACTGTTGTTGCTGTTGGGGTGATTGCTGCAAactttgttgctgctgctgctggctgtgaTGGAGATGGTGATGCTCTTGCACCAGATGCTGCTCGGGGTGCTCCATGGTGACTGAGATGGGGGACGAAGGAGCCGTCCCTACTGTGTCTATCTCCGAACAAGGGGACGGGGTGGCCTGGTTTCTAAAATCCGCTGTCCTGGCATCGCTGTTTAGCTGGCGAAAGTCTCCGTTCATCATGCCGGGGCTGCCGGAACCGCTATTAGACAAAATCGTGTCTATTCCAAAGCTCGACCCGCTAGATCCTTCCATCGTGGCCATTCAGAGAGGCGCCTTCATCCCAATCCGGGGCTCGGGAGGCTCGAGTCAGCGCCACAATCGGATCAATACATAAAACAGCAACGAGAATGTCAGTGTCTTTCAAACAAACAGAAAgtggtggtgggggcgggggaggagggcagggggctgggatggcGACAAGACGGGCTGGTGGAAGGGCAGCCACGGAACTAGGAAAGGAACAAACCCAgccgggaggggggagaggaggggaaagttACCAGGGAAAGGACAGAGAAGGCGCGAGCAGCAGGTTCAGGTGCTGCgctcagacagacacacacacgtggTGTTGGCCGTATTGTTCACGGGGCGCTAACGGAGCGTGGCCAGCGCGGGCTGGGTCGCCCTGCTAGGTTGCATCGCAGCGGGCGGCAGCAGGAGGCGACAGGGCGCACGGTGCCGGGGCCGCCGCCCGCCTCCGCCGCGGAGTTATTGAACTTTCTCGGGAAGTTGCGGCGTGGCGCAGGCGGCGGCGGCAGGAGACGCGAAGCGGGACGGACCCCGGCCACTGCCGCGCTCTTCCCAGTGCAGCCCAGCTCCTCTCGGCTCCAGCGACTCCCTCCCGTGACGTCACGGCCATTGCCAGCCGCGTCCCCCCTCCGCTTTATTATAAACCCTGGGTTTTTTCCGCCATCCGGCAAAAGCCCCCATTGGCGGCCCGCGCGGCTCAGGCTGACGCCGCGGAGCCGCAGCCAATGAGCGTGGGCTCTGGGGCCCTTGTCAATTTCAGAGCCGGGCTGGTCTGCTATAGAATCTCTAGGATTCCTTCTCCAGTCGGTCTCTAAATATTGTTACTGTGCGCACCGCCGCGTCCATCATCAGCCGTAGTAGCGGTGATAACAACCCCCCTTAGAAATAGCAATAAAGTGCAGCGTGTgcggagagaaagaaagaaaatggtttGTCCATTATTTTAAGAGGTGAGCTAGAGTAACAGAGGGGGGAGAAGATGATGGGGGAAAGGGCAGCATGGAAATCAAATGTAGCAATCCCAGCCTGCTCGACCCACTCTTTTGAAACTCACACGTGCCATAGCAACTAAGAAGCGTAGCAGACATCGATGAGAAAATAAATGACCAGGACCCCATCAGAACATAGGCAATAACTTTCAAGGGACTTGTTTCCTGGCTTCGCCTCCTGGTGTTTTGTAGTCCCTTGGCTAGCCTGTGAGAGCAGGTGCCCAGGTTTCCATAGCACGCCAGGTTGATGGGTAATGCTTTGCATTTATTGACTAGGAAATGGGGGGGTTCAGTTCTGAGCTGAGCGAAAAGGCTTCTGCTCTCCAAGGGGGGAAAAATTAGAAGGAGCGCGAAGCCTGTCAGGAAACTAGAAGAAGCCAGTGCAGCACCCAAAGCAGTCTCCAGTTAGAACATGCATGCCAATTAATCTGGATTAACTAATAAAGCAGAGGCACAAATGTCCTCACAGTTTAGTGACTCGGTTGCAGCCGTTCTGGCTTCCCGGAGTCCGGGGGTATTGGTTGAATTCATTAGCCCCTTTGTGCTCTCTAGGGTTTCTCTTGTTTTAGCGTTTCAGTTGGAATGGGAATAGTTACTGTCGATCCGCCTGGGACTGCAGGAAATTATTCCATTGGTTCTTCGGAGGGCATCAACTTGTGTTAATTTCTCTAGGACGACTCCAACCTGTCTCTTGTTGAATGTCAGAGTAATGGGAACTGCCAGTGACAAGACGTCGTATTACTCCTGATTAAGTACCGTGTCAACCTAATTAGCAGAGTAATTATAAGGTGCTAATGAATGATTCAAAGTTCTTTGAGTTACATTTTACTTCGAATTACCATTTTAAGGACCCTATGAATCTAAGGTAAACCGTGTTGGCATCACTGCCATGTCAGCCCGCAAGAATATATTTCTTACCACATCAAATGGCAATTAAAGTCTCTGAGCTTTTTCCTTAAGttacattaattaaaaaataataaagtaggcaaaggaaaatatatttcaaaaatatTACATCAAGGCATTTTAATTATCTATGATTCTCCCTCCcgccaaaaaaaaattttttttgccaatCTTATACACTGAAATGAGTTTAACTGACAACGTGAAATCAAGGGATGGGTGGACTCACTGAGGTGGTAGAAGGCTTTTATGTGGGGGCTGCATCTTTGCCGATGGAAATAGATACAGGAAGAATAATAGAGGGACGTGAAACAGGATTAACTAACGTACGATATTTAGAGGCGTAATGTTCGCTGATAGCGTTAGACAATGTGCTAGATGAGAGGTATTAAAGCTAAAACTGACAGTTCAATAGTTCAGTGGAAcgccacaggggaaaaaaaagaagaaagaaaatgggTAAATAAAGTACCTGAATCAGGTCTGAGATAATCTTCTTTGTGGACAGGTGTCTGTAGAGAGCTTTCTTTTTGTGAGTACAGAAAAAGATTTGCTGTGATGGCTCTTAACTGTTAGCTGAAAGCCTCATCTTGTTTTGGCTACCCCATCATAGCAAGCCCCTCTTTAACAATCTCCTGCCATAGGTCAAGCTGAGATTCATCGTAGTTATTGATGGATTGCTGGGTTAGGCATAAAGCAGCCTTAAAGGTCGGTATTTTTTATGATATTTATTTAATCATGAAAATTCCTGCATAAAACTACTGAGATAATTAATCCTATGTGCAGAAATGCAGCATTCATTGTTACATCTGTCCACCAGACCCTCTCCTCCTGGCATTTACTATTAACTGCCGAAAATATGTCACTGGATGGCAGTGATGACATTGGATAATGTTCTTTGTCGaatttatactttaaaaaaatattgatttaggGCATTATTTTTACGGATCTAAGCCATCAGCATTCCGCTGCGGTGCATTTCCTAAAGAAATATCCGCATTAAAAGTTGGAGGGAGATTGGTTCCACCAGGGAAAACACATAAAATATGAGACTGAGTGATAGCACAACAAAAATCAATTATTCCAAATCCTCTATAAATAATTCATTtcagattgtttttgttttgtttatacgCCTAAAATGACTGAAGAGTGAAAAAACGCCTATAGCACAGCTTGTGTTGTGTGGTTAGAAATGTTATTGACTAGTAATATTTAACTACGCTGCCGAAGAAATCAGAAATTTGATCCCGTGGCTGAGGAAATGTAGAGGGGATAGCATTTATTCTGGTAAGGTAATCAAGCCATGCCAACATTTACATCTGCCCGCTTGCAAATAACCTATGTGGGATATAGTCTCTTAGTACTTATTAATTACATTTTTGAGAAAAGGGAGGCTTTGATTCAAACGGCAGCTACGGAGACCTTTTAAAGCGGAGTCTGCTGTGAAGCATAGATCTAAAGAAAAGCAATGCAGTAGTTGGCTATGTAGTGATTCCTGCCTTTGGTATTAAAACAAGGCTTGTAGTCAAGACGTAAATACAATTTATGACCGTTTACCCCTCACGGATAAGCTTGAAATAAAGTAACCATTCCCATTTTTGCAAGCTTACACGTTTTTACAAGTTTACGGGATACGTGACGATATATGTTTAATCAATTAATTCTTTTACAAATTAAAGGTCAAAAATAAAATCTAAGAACAGTGGacttaaaattaaacattgtTTAAAACGTATTCGACTTTATTTAACTTTAGACTGCTTTCCCGTGTCTAAGAACAATCTAATTCAAGGAATTATTTGCGTATTCGCTTCTTGTAGATTTGTTCGGGCCTTTATTTCTGAATTTAAACAAGGAGCATCTGTATTGCATTTTCGTTGCAGTACAGAGAATGGATTGTTTAACTAACGTATTTAAGAAGTTTTACTAGTAAAGCCAGAACTTTGACTCTAGCAGCTGTCGAGCGATCAGCATCACATTATATATATAGGTCTGTCAAGTTACTAAATTCATCTTCATCTGGCTTTCTGCAAGAGCGCTACAAAGTGTAGAGACGGTTTTAAATTTTTAAGCCACTAACACATTTTCTTGTTGCAGGTGTCTAATGATTTTGGAAACAAAATATGTCTTTCGCATCTCCTGTGTTTAGCTTTGGTGTTTTGCTTTTGCAGAAGTTGTCTCAGTCTGCTTTGTAACGGAAGTGAACTGTGAAGGATAGCCATCTGCTTCTACGGTAGATTTTGATTTTGATGTTTTATCTCCATTCATGTTTAATTTACACGTTTCTTTAAGTGTCCAGTTGTTAAAAACAGAATGCCTGATCTGGAAGAGATGCAATGGCTCCTTTGTCCACTGGGCGGCGATAGGGGTTACCAACAGATCATCTATTGTCTAACAAAAAATCTTGGTCCAGGGAGAACAATACTTTTAGTGCTGCTTTGCTGATGTAGTTAACATGTTCGTTGTCCTGAGAAagctttcttcttttttctaataAAACATTTAATGTTTGTACTATCAAAAATTAAAAAGTAGagaacttttaaaatatacaaaagaTAACAGAAAAATGGAAAGAGAATGACCGACTTAGGGAAAATTCCCCAGAAGTACTGAAGGTTTCCTATAGAATAAAAGAAGGCTGCCGCCGCAGTCGTATTTGTTCTGCTGTCTTTCTTTGCAATTTACAACAAATATATACCCTAATTATCCCCAGGGAAATGTCTGATCTGAGATAAGATGTTACACTGGCATAATCCTTTAAATAACAATACACTTCTCTGTCTCGGGCGCAGGATTTAGAGCTTAAAGTCATGTCACCAAACAGTTAATACTTTTATTTTCATGGCTTTCTATGTTTATTCGCGTGTATATTATTGCCAAAGCTGAAATATTTAAGAGATAAGACCTAGAGAAGCATATTTAAAACTTTTGCTAGTTTGTTTCTAGGTTCGGATTTATTCCGATCCGTTTCGATGCCATTTTCCCCTTCTCTAGTGCTGGCTTTTGCGCCCTGACGCTACAGACTGCTTTACAAAAGGCAACTCGTCCTGAATAGAAATCTAATGGAGCCAGTTGTACCAACATGGGCTAGGAAGTCAGCTGCTAGGTTAAAACACAAACCCATGTGTGTCCAAAGATCTTTTGCAAGGAGAACTGCAGACAGTTTGCCCCCTCCCCGAATATGACTTTTTATAGGCAAGAACTGGAGATATACAATTGAAGGGTTTTCTCCTTTGACTTTTGTTATCCTTGGCAGATCTGGAATATCCCAgctcgccccacccccaccagctcctTGGAGAAGTTAGGTGATGCTCGGCCTGTTCCACCCAAGCAGGATACCAGCCCTTAGACAACCACCGGGCCCGATAGTAACAACGGTTGGGGTTTGTGTAACTTTCTCACTCCCTTTCCCTAGGAAAGGCGCAGAGGGGCTGCTCGCACGCACCCCACCCGTTGCCCCTTCCAGGGGAGGCGGCTCGTGTCGTTTCTCGCCTGGGCTGGGCCTGCCTGGCAGCCGGGGGGCAGCGTGCGCCCAGGGGAGACGTGCGATCGATTTGCACCTGGTTAGGCCGGTTCGCCGCAAGGGAACCGCTCGGGTTTTGCCAGGTCTGGCGGAGCCTCAGCCCGGACCACAGGGGCTTTGCTGCCGGAAAGCGCGACTCAGGCTCGTCCCATCCCGCGGGACCGCttcgcctggctcccagcctcacgCGGAGGGGCCGGCGGAGTTTGCCACATCTCCCTCTACGTCGGGAAACCCTGACTCGGGCCGCGCTGGGCAACAAGGCAGCTCGGGAGAGGTCCCGGAGCGAGCTGCGGAGccgcctctccctgcctgcagcccagCTCTACACTGGCGCGGCGTTTGATTTCGTCCCGCGGATTATTGGGGcggagggtggaagggcaggcgGGAGAAAACCCCAATCAAAGCGATGAGCGAAGGTGCCACTCAGCGGAGGAGAATTCATTCCCGATGTTAATTAACAG
This Chrysemys picta bellii isolate R12L10 chromosome 8, ASM1138683v2, whole genome shotgun sequence DNA region includes the following protein-coding sequences:
- the BARHL2 gene encoding barH-like 2 homeobox protein: MATMEGSSGSSFGIDTILSNSGSGSPGMMNGDFRQLNSDARTADFRNQATPSPCSEIDTVGTAPSSPISVTMEHPEQHLVQEHHHLHHSQQQQQQSLQQSPQQQQQLGSGNSAPRTSTSSFLIKDILGDSKPLAACAPYSTSVSSPHHTPKQEGNAANESFRPKLEQEDSKTKLDKRDDTQNDLKCHGTKEEGDREITSSRDSPPVRAKKPRKARTAFSDHQLNQLERSFERQKYLSVQDRMDLAAALNLTDTQVKTWYQNRRTKWKRQTAVGLELLAEAGNYSALQRMFPSPYFYHPSLLGSMDSTTAAAAAAAMYSSMYRTPPAPHPQLQRPLVPRVLIHGLGPGGQPALNPLANPIPGTPHPR